CCAGTCCACTAAAAATAAAGTCATGGCATGTGCTTAATTAGCCTTACACACCTTTAATTTGTACAATCATACCCTTTCCCTTAGGGACTTTTGCTCTTCTCTGGTGGAGAAGAGCAGTGCATTTTGTTTACAACAAGCTTTCAGATTAGAGGAGCGGGGGCGTGTGAAAGCGCCCTGTAAGACATTTTTGCACTTTTCCAAGAAGCTACCGAGCCTCTACCTCTTTGGGGTTACGTGATGGGGAGTAGTCCCGTGGGTCCTGGGTGGTTGTGAGGGGGGTAGTCCTCCGGGGCGAGGCTGGCCTGGCACTGCCAGCTGGCACAAGGGGTGGGGGTGCGCTAAGTGCGGCGGTAGGGGGTGTTCTGTTCAGAGGGCCATTGTGTCCTGTGGATGGGCTGAGTCTGGGGTAGGGCATGCCGCCTAGGTGGGGCATAAAGGGGGGCATGTGTGGTAGGTGACCCTCCATTGGGGACTGGTGCAGCTGATGAAGCCGTGCTCTGTCCAGCTCCTCCCTCAGGTGGAGGCGCTCTCGCTCCTCGGCTTGCTGTCGCATTCTCTCGTGCTCCCTGCGTACCTCCAACAGGTGCTCGTGGTGGGAGTAGTCATGAGCCTCCCTTTCGCGGTAGGCTCGCTCCTGTTCGTACATGCTGGGGAAACGATGCCCCGGCTCAGGCCTGAGCTGGAAGTCCATGCGGCGTTGCAGATCCAGGCTGCGGTAGGCCTCTCTGAGCGGATCCCAGGGAAAGGCTGTGTGCGGCAGGCGCTCTCTTCCTGCAAGTGCTCCCATGAAGGGAGCCATGCGAGCCCGGTCTAGCACGTTGAGGCTGCCCATCTGAGGCATGGCGCTCATGGAAAGAGGCAGAGAATGCGCCATGGGGACACCATGCAGGCCAGGTGCTGAGATGTCACTACCACGCGGTGAAGGAAGTGGGGGCTGCTGGGACAAAGGTGGATGGTGGTGGTGCGGGTTTCCCGGTTGGCTGacgggaggaggaagagcttgGGCCGGTGGCTGGGGGGCCGGCTCCGAACTAACCACCATgacctcctgctcctccttcctctcctccttaaTCTTCATGTCATTTTTCACCTTATGGAGgagctctgcaggtgggggctCCTTCCTCTCGCTGTCCTTGAGCGTAGACAGAGGCCCGCCTGCCATCTTGATGCCCTGCTCATTGATCATTGTCTTAGAGTAGGGGGAAGGGGAACGCTGAGTGGGTTTGATGGAGTCTTCTGAGGGTCTTCTCTCTAGCATCTCCTTGCCCGGCGAGCGACTCTCCTTCACCTTCACATCAGCCAGTGCGGAAGACTCTCTGTGTCGCTCCAGTAGCTCCTTCTCTGCCTCGCGGACCCTGTCTACGCTGCCGCTGTGATGCCGACCTGAATCGCTCGAGTTCTGGCTGCTGGAGCGAATCAGGCTGCTGATCTGGTAGCTGACTGGTGCAGAGGCCGGAGACGAGCGGTTGGAGTGGCGGTTGCGATCCACAGAATCCCTGTAACGGCACAATGTAAGAGTTTTATTTTTGCCAGTAGGTCGTGTTTGGTTAGTGTCTGATTAATTCTCAACAATAAAATCTGCCTTATAATTCTCTTTTAAATCGTACGAGTTGCCTTGCTCTTGTATCCCTCTGTTCTCTTATTGACGGTAACCCTTCATTCTGCTGCCGTACCATTCATAGAAATGTCTCCAATTAATTTTTGACAAATAGCTTCTCTCGGCGCGTCGTGCTCTTTTATAAGCGTGCCGGTTGTTCAATTTATTTCAGTTTCCATGGATACGACTTGTAACCACCTAGAAAAAAACATTCGCTGTTTTTCCTTTGCTCTGCTCTGACTGATCAGCTTGTATGTATAATAATGCTGGTTTATCATAGTCGCTATTGTGGTCTTATTTCAGGAGTCGGTTTTTACATACTGGATGTGagcaacacacaaaaacatacaaccAAAAGTGTGTTTCACCCACCGGTCTTTATCTTTCTCCTCTTTGCCAATCGACGAGTCTCTtttctctcgctccctctctctctcccgttccctctctcgctctctctcgtgGCTGTTGGCGGAGCTGCTTCTCTCAGCATCTGCGGTTTTGGGCCACTGCGGCGGGGTGGGGAACGACGGCGGGGTTCGTCGAAGTCGGTTCCAGGTGTCGTGGTGGGGGCTGCCAAATGTGGGCAGTCCTCCCGGCCCCTCCTTGGTGCCAAACATGCTGTTGGACCCTGAAGGAAAGAAGCAGACAGGCGTGGGACCCACTGTAAGTTAATTGGGCACAAAACCTTCTTGAGGACACATAAGATGAGAAAGACTCAACAACAAAAGctgcttttgtctttgtctctggAGGTTCTCTcactgaagcactgaagctgttTGAAAGAGTTAGAGGTTAATGCCCCCCTCCCCCTTGAACTGGAGAGAAAAAACCCCTACTCATTTGCTTTTAGACTAAaggtcccccccccctcccttccttttcTGCACCGGATGAACAGGGGAGACTCACTGCCCTCTGGAGATGATAGCTGTGAAAAGCCAAGGGGAACCTTAGCATTCCACGGCATGTCTATTCCAATCACATCCATTTTCACAACAGGGTGACCGATTTGGCACACAAAAATAGGAAGgatgaagagaaagagagaaaggcaTAGAGAAGGGATGCAAAGGGAAAAGAGAAAACCCTCCATGGTGGTGCAGAAGGGGCTTGTCAAATAATTAATAGACGAATTACCACCAAACAGCAGACCTAAGAGTGCCTATTGGCAGCAACACAGCCAGATTAAAGCCAGGCTGTCAGGGACTTAGTTGGTAGATGAAGTGGAGGCAGGGAGGAGgtttgctgtggtgtgctgtGCTGCCTTGTTGGGCCTCCCTGGGATAGGACTGTTTTGACACAGAAACTAGAGCTAAGTGTCtagatttttttctcccctcctgGCTCTCCCTGTGGTCTAACGCTGTCCTGCTCTATTCTATTACTGGCCACAGGGGCCAGATTGAAGGGGGGagcggtggaggaggaggacgagagGGGGCCAACGCTTACCAAGCGAGGGGTTGCCTAATCCTCCGAAGGCACTGCTTGAAAGGTTGCCGAGGCCGCCAAAGGAACTGGAGCGACTGAAAGGATCTGCAAAATGCCAAACAGGGATTAGCAAAAGGGGGGGTGGCTGGCTAGCAGTGCTCACCCCAACACCAACCCATTCCACTCGGCTTTTCTCTTACAAGCGAGCCGTGGTTTTCTAGCGCTGCGACCCTAGCTCTCTGCCTGGTAATCCTGCAGTAGCCAGGTTGCCTGGATGCTGGATTCACTGCCACTAACTGGAGTGGAGTGTCTCTGACCTGCTGGGGCTTGTGGAATGATGCTGCTTGGTGGGGAAATCAGTTTTGAGTTCTTGGAGCTGAGCTGGAAATGGATTGTGGTAGGACAAGACAATTAGGAGCTGTGGAAATTAGCCTAGACAGAGCACAGTGATTTAACTGGTGAATCACTATCTGATGGACTCCATCAGTCACAGACTATAGCCTCCAAATTTACGGGGATAACAAATATTTAGTCTGAGAAGTCAGCGAACGGGACTCATTAACTAAGAATTTGCAGTCCCACTTTAAATCGGAAATAATCCATCAGGAAATGCACAACTTGCCAACCGATTAGGGGTCAAGGATTTTTAATTCTGGAGCTTTTCACGTATTAGAAAAGACAAGAATTGAGAAATCTCCTCTGCCTCACACATGAATTCCCATTTGTTGACTAAATCTTCATCCTCAGTTTACCATGTTTTCATAGGCACAGAATGGACTGACACTTAAACAGTGTCTCAGTCCGAACTGAGGATgatgaataaaaatgcaaacaaccGAATGTACCAAAGAATCATACAGCACGAACGCCCCTTCATTATTCCCTTCTTCCTGGGTACGACGAAATAAGCTTGGCATGCTTATAGAAAATAGTGTCTtgtgtgctgctgctctgtgtacAGTTTGTCCGAGCAAATGAGGGATGACAAATCGGTCTGGAGGCTGGAAACTACTTCCATTTTAATAAACCCGGACTCTGGAGTTATTTTCGACCGTAGTATGAATCACACTGGCTGATTGCAGGATGGCTACATTCAATATTATAGTAAAGTAAGAGGCAGTACTGCAGCTGGCTGTTGCTAACGATATTGTACATTAACCTTGAAGTGAACCTGAGATCAAAAACTAGGAATACCTTTGGTTCAAATTACACCCTGGTGGCTTTTAATGTATTTGAAACATGAGTGTAAgaaagagtgagtgagagaCTCGTGTTGAAAGAGGagataaatgtataaaaaaaagataaacatgGGGGTTACTTACACTTACCTGCCAAATGGCTAGGAGGCAGGAATCCACTGGGGTGGGAGGGGGGGCCGTATGGAGACGGAGGGGGGTGTCCAGAGCCTATCGGGACAGAGAGGATGAAATAGTGTTATAATCCATATCCGGCCGGTCGTCTGGTCGGTTGGGGAACAATCTTACGCCAAACCAAACCCTAAGTTAAACAAATGCATTTCTGCCGCAGTATCACAAACTCTGACGCAACGTGAACCAGATGAGCAAAGAGTTGGTGGAGTGATGCTACTGACTATATCAGCTGGTTTCATTGCAGCTGTTATTTGTTTGTGCGTGAGTCTGTACCAGCTTAGTGAGGTCAGCTCTTGAATGTACAACAAGTTGGCCTCTTTCACAAAACACTGCTACCATCACCCATATTTCATGAATTGTTAATGATAGAACCAATTACAGGAGTGCCTCTGACACACTGCTGCATAATTACCAGTCAAAGGCCGTTCTCTTCTCTGTTGCCCTCCAACACAGGGCGCATCAGTCAATTAcctaactgagagccatgcatATTCATAGACATATTTGACTCCCTTTACAGGCAAAACACTTGCTACCAAAGCACTATAATTATGTGAACATTGCACGAGagggaaaataaaaagtgttttttccaaatgttgttaaaaatgttaatttccaTAAAGGCAGTAATGACGTTAGGAGGCTTGAAGTTTGAGTGTTTTCAATATGTTGGTAGGTATTTTGAGCCTTGACCAACCTGTGGAGGGGAAGAGGGGTCGTGCCAGATCGTGAGGGTACGGGAACCCTGGGAAGACTCCTGGTGCTGGGGGTCGACTAAACAGGTCCAGCTTCCCATTCATGTCAAGTTTGTGAGGGTCCAGCTGCATTTGCTGTAGAAAAGCAGAGAAGGAGACAAAGAAAATTAGGTCAGTACGCAACAGCACGAAACATTTCCAACAAGGGAGTGAGCGTGAGCGATCGTCAGCTACACTGGGTGAGAGCTCAGAGAAGGACAGAGACTTTGACAATGGCTCCATGTTCTCAATTCTGACTAGCTGTGTTATAACAAATATATGTAAGCTGATTAGGGAAACAAAATCCTTGGCAACTGGGGTTCTGGGCCCAAGAAAAGCCTGAGACACCCAGGGCCAGTGGCATTAGCAGAGGATCTCCATGGCAAGGCCACACCATCCTCTGTCAGTGAGAGGAGTAATTCGTATAAGCATTTCTGTTCTGTGTTCACATGTTGCGTCTGATACCGAGTGCTACTGTTACCATCTACCCCTTCTCTTATGGAGTCAGAGAGAACCTTTATAGAAAATATATGTTTAAAGTGGAGCCTTCATGTGTTGGGCTTTGCTTCTTTTAAAGCTTTCTGCCTCTTTCCAATCATGTGATCGTTCTACGTTTAGACCCAAACAAAAGATCCAAGTCAGCTCGATCTGCTCTAGCATGTAGTGTTTTCAATAAGTTAGCTATTTGGCCCGTTTTCCATAACCAATATAGTGTATCTGGCTTTACATGACAGCAAGATTCCTTAAAAACATTACTATCTGTCTCACGCACCTTCATTTTCTGCTGGTGGTGGTAGATCTGCCATGCGATCTGGACATGCACTGCACACCACTTGCCAGGTTTCTAAAAATTTAGAGAGAAACTGAGGTTAGCCTGCTGGCTTTGATATGGGGAGCTAAAAATTGATTCTGGCATAGAGCTTTTCTGGCCAAACTACAAAGTGGGAACTCATCAGAATTTGCAACCAGGCAACATATTAAGAATATCTAACCCCAATACAGACCTCAAAGCTAAGCGTAAATGCAGCCAAAACCCTGCATTTGCTTAATCGAGAATTGTTAAAGAATTTTAAGGTTTTAGACTTTGTGGCCTGGCCAGAGAGATGAAGCATTTAACAGGAAAGGATAAGGCATCTACTTACCCTAACAGATGTCCTGAATGGATCTGTTATCTGTATGGATAAACAGATAATCATTATTACAAACAACAAAGACACATACTACTAACTGTAAAACTGAAATGCATGAGAAGAAATGTCTCTTTGAGACATATGCACTGGATTATGTGTGGCTATCATCAGAAGGAATATGAGCAGAGTGGCTGCGATGCTCTCGGTCTCATGCTTACCCGTGGGTCCTTCTGCAGAAGTGTATGAGGCACTGCTCCAGGACGTGCTGCTACATCGATGGGATTGGATGCCtgacagagaaagacaaagacaaaaagataCATGGTGATCAACCACATCTGTAACATCTGCAtggggaaagaaagaaactgaacttggcacaacaatacaaaacaatttGACCTCATATAATAATTCCCAAAGGGGGTCTCAGGCATCCTCAAGAGGGTCCTCTGTAGAACACTGTTAATtgcattttttccatttattttttttaaatatccccTGAGAGAATGAAGAAGATTACTGTAATCCCAGTTTTCACCTTATTCTTATGCTTTGTGTCAGTGCTGTTATGGAGATAGCATGGAAGCATGTAAGACGAATTTCTTGCAAAACTACTCGAAGACCCTCCAGCATCTATTCCAACCCAGATAATTAGCTGCACTACGGTCAGCTAACGCCCAAGTATTTGCACAGCTATAGCTGATATAGGTAAAACTGCAATGATGCTTCCCAGAGTTCAGAGTTATGCCAGAGCAGCACATCTCTAATCGTTTCATCTTCAAGTCTGCAGAGCACAAGATCCTAGATCAACATTGTTCCTGGGGTTTTATGCTCCAGCAGGAAACACATGTCATTTCACATGGCCTAACCTGACATGCACCTCCTGAGAAATGTAACTATACATCGGGTCAATGCAGCCCACAACTAGTATGATGTGCTCGTTCAGCATCATCGATTCATTCGTGTTTCTGGCAACTTTTTTGccacctttttaaattttatcagTGAGAGAATCTCGGTTTAAGGAATTATAATCATAGCATCAATATAAAGGACTCACAAATGTCAGGAAATACCTGGAGGGAGATTGCTGAAACTATGGGAATGAACGTGATGGAAATTACAGCGAAGTGGAAAAACTAGAGATATGTTTGAAATCCCCTCCCCCCCAAAATAACCAAAAGGCccagcattttatttctttccatCAGCTGGCACTGGATATAAAACACCAGGACAGGACTACATGGTAATTAACACAACGCACCACATACAAGCAAAAATGCCGCCAACGATGTCGCCACTTATGTAGGCTACACCGTAAGCACTACAAAGAGTCCCcgcagaagtctaaatcaggcCTTAATCTATTGCCTTATTAGAGATCGGGTGATTCTGCACGGTGACCAGGGTCGCCAGGccccacaaacaaacatactTCCCAAGCTCTATCCCCCCAAGCTCGTCTCCAAGAATACTTAGCAGGGGCTTTGGATGCATAAAACTGTGCTTTGAACCATCTGGAGGGGCCTTCCACAAAAGGGAACCTCCATCACTGAGCCCTCTGGGAATAGGGCCAGCGGATTTAGGCCAGCTTTGATTGGTGGCTTACTTCAGGTCACAGCCTCTGAGCATCTGCCAGACTCACACCCTCCCGCCCCTCGACGTCCCCTGCATCTCCTCCCTTCTGCTCTTCTGGACAGGCAGACATCACGGTCCTATTTTTGGCCTGTCGTGACTAAGGCTAGGAGTCCAcctgcagttttaaatttttgttttccttttgcgCACttataaagtgtttttcttgtAAAAGTCTGCACACTTTGTGGTTTCTTTTATGCTCAAGCTCCCTTAAAATCTCCTGTTTGTAGACAGTGGGTTAAGGGATGCGGGTCTGACCTTGGGCTGGAAGGCTCCTTGCAGCGAGCTGAAGGGTCCTGAGTGTGGGAGCAGCGGGGGCATGCCTGGCATGGTTGGGGGGTAGGAGGGGAAGAACTGGAAGGGGGAGGAAGGGGAAGATGggagacacaaaacaaaatcatacaGTCATACATACAAGACTCAAGCatatagatacacacacacacaaagccactGCCACAATAAATGCTGTCAAGGCAACATTCAAATATGTCAAATATTTGATTTGCCATATGCAAATACtgttaacacatttacattagtgcaaaaaaacttACATTTGAATGTCTGATGAATGGATTGTCCAGTTTGGGGCCATATTTGTCGAACTGgaacagacagaaaagaaaagcattagGAAACAAAAGTCCACATAATGATATACTCGAACAAAATCCCTCATACAACAGCCTTCTTTGGTAATAAGgtctcattatttttttttttacattacaaaGGCAAAAACACATGCTCAACATCTGTAACTGGTAACGAGCAGGGTTTGGTCCAGAATAACAAGCCCCGGGGTAAAGCAGCTGGCTTGAACTGGTCATGGGTTTACTTAAACAGCGTGGTCAGATAGGCAGTTAAATCACTAACAATACAACCGCTTAAGCACACTGCCAAGACGAAGACAGCCTGCATGATTTTTCAATTGAGCATACAGACATTGGGCGTGGAGGCCCAGCTTAGGAATCAGACAGTTTTAAGGCCAGACCAGTTGTTTCTAATCACTGGAAAATCTGAAGAAATGTGAATCTAATTGCTTTTGACTGCtgagatttttttgtgtgcaaaaagCCCCGATGGTATATCTGGGAAGGAAGTACAAGAAGACATGTAACTTGTTTGCAGTGTTAGGAAACTGTActtcaaaagacaaaaaagcggGTCAGTCCGTAAAACCACGGAGGTCATATGTGAAGCTGTGTGAACAGTCTGCCTTGTATGATTGAGACTGATTTAAGGAGATGGGATTTCAGCTGATTAAATGCTTGAAACCGACACCACCTCAGAGTTGTGAAGAAACCGTTTCTGTGGCAGAACTTAGCCTATCAGAATAATTTTAGTTGGAATTTGCCAGATGAAAACAGTGtggttacatttaaaatgtttccgaTCATGCCCCGCGTGCACACGAGAAAGCAGTCGGTAAGCTGAGATGGacaggagggaggaagagagagaagggaGCATGAATGAGGACTTTGTATGTCTGTTCGCGAGCCAATACCAGCTCTCTATTTTGAAAACGTCTAATTACAAGTGACAGTAACTTATTCCTATTCCGTAAATACACAAACCATTTGCAGGTACTTTTTGCGAGTGTTTTCTCAAAGCTCAGTTGGCAGGCGCAGATGTTTTGGGTTTACATAATATGGGAAAATGAACGGGTATGAATCAGATTTTCTGTGTGCACGCGTGCAGCGACAGGGGTGGCTGGGGAGGGAGGGCGGGCTGGAGCTGGTAAAGCTGCTGGTGCAGATGCAGGGTTTGGGACACGGGGCCGTCTGGTGAAGCAGGTCCAATCACATCTGTGCGCAGAATGGTAATAACAGCGGCGATGGTGTCGGCGGCCCTGTTTGTGGGCGATAATGGCCCCGAATCAAAGACAGCCCATTGAGAGGAAATGCTGAGCCAGCTTCCGAGCTCATTAAACAGCTCCTCTGCGCTTCTGAAGGCGCGGCCTGTTTAATGTCTGCCACTGGAGAGGGGATTTCGGCTTTATGgccttgttaaaaaaaacaaataaagaaaaaaaagaagtcttgcCTTAAAATTTATGGAGGCTGTCACAGTTTTATAGTAAACCGCTTTGGCTAATTAACGCTTAATATTTCATCCtataacaattaaaaatatttctcgTCCAAAGACATGGCAGGAGCAAGGGGGCAGGCATTCACCGATGCCATTTGGCAAGCCAGCTGCTCGAGGGCGTAGAACAATAAACAAATATAGAGGCTTCATAATTTCATTAATTACAGCCATTAGCCAAGGGCTGTTACATAGTTGAAATGACATGGGGCATCTAGagagcaggaggaaaaaaacgtgtgtgtgagagagatagaCAGAGGATGCACAGCTGGGAAACACTTGGTCTAGCTTTTCatagcaaaacagtaaaaacaggcACAACATCATCATTACTCTGCTTCTTTAAGCACTAAGGAGAAGAAAGCAATATCGCTACTGAGGGGTAGGAGGGAGGGAAAGGCATACGTTAAGTAAAAACAGCGAAAACGACAAAATACACAACAGCAACATTAACGTCAGTGTAAAATCCCACTGAAACGACACAAAagagatgatggtggtggtggtggtgttggtggGAGGGGGGTCActtctttcatcttcaaagAGAGGATTGTGTAGCGCATAATTCCTTCCATGTAAGGAATGAACAGCAGACCAGACAACAGCGTGTGTGCTGACCGAAGAATCATGTAAACGGCCCTTATGCTTATCTGACTGCGCCATAAATACCAGAGCTTTGATTTCTAATGTACAGGATGGGGATAATCTTGGAGTTGGGCCTTAATGGGACCACGGGCTTTTAATCAGAGGTCATGACAAGATGGATTAGATCTATTAGACTAATGGCAAAAAGCTACAAATGGGGAGCCGTCTGATTCGACTGACAGAGATTGCTGCGCATTTCAAATGATGGATGAATAGTCATAACCGTTTTTCCTCTGTACAAATTTTGAGAGCTGCCAGTGTTAAACGCCCCTCCCTCTTCCCTCCAGACTTGTTGGCATTTAAAACACGGAAGCAATTAGAAACGTTATCAAAACAGTTTTACAATGATGTCATTTCCCCCCTTTATCCGCAATGAGGTCATCTGACCCACTAGAAAAGCTTTGAATTTGTCATTGGAATGTATGGTTGCTTTTGGGCTTTGCACACACGTACACGCAGCAATAAGTCCctgttacacaaacacacatatatgtctgtgtatatatatgtatgtataaaagCACAAGTCTGCAGGAATGTATTCATACAGACACAGATCGGCTTATTAGTACCTTTGTTTTGAATGAAAAGGCATATCTAAACAGGAAATTAGCTTCTATAAAAACTGAAGCGTACTGAAACTCTACAGTCCTTTCTAATaatgttgggatgctgtgtaaaatgtaaataaaagcaaaataaaatatttaaatgtgttaatagAATTGAAACAATCAAAGGGCAACATATCAAATACTGAAAGTGAGAAATGTTATCATTTGTTGTGTCGTTTAAAAAAGCTGCGGCTAAACATGCTAAAAACACATGGCTGAACACCACGCTGttaataatgaaaatataatgGAATGAACATGCTATTgctaatttaaaattacaaataaacattttacatgTTGCCTCATCAATCTgttgaataaatacaaatatagttGCTGATAATGGAAATGTGTACTTGAAGCAATTAAATTGACAGTGTAATAAACatgctcgtgtgtgtgtttgtgtaatggGAGGTGGCAGCCCCAATTAAACGTGATGCTTCCAGCTTGTCGTCCACAGGaagagtgcaaaaaaaaaatcttttaaaaattcaaactcAAAGTGTCAGATTTTTCTGAAGGGAGGGGTTCTTACAGCTACAGGACAAAACTGGCAAATTTGggggtaaagaaaaaaagggaggaGTTGATTGAAGAGGAAATTGGGAGGGGTAACAGGTGAGTTGGTGGGAAGTTACGGGAGCTTATTTTACTTATCCTCACATTTCTGGCTTGGGTACGCACCATGGGGGGTGCGGTGGGCGGGGTGAGGATGGCGGCCGGGGGCAGACTTGCGGGGAAGGGCGTGAAGGTGTGCTGGTGGGTGTGTTGGTGCTGGTGCATGTGCTGGTGTTGGTGAAACTCGGCCCTCAGGAGTGACACAGGGGCCAACGGCGAAGCGGACGGCCCCCGGCCCCGCTCTGAACTCTGAACCAGGAAACGGTTGTTCAGCTCCTGCCTCAGGAGGTCATGCTCTGCAAGAAAGGAGAGCGAGGggaaacccaaaaaaaaaaaaaaaaaagaaaagcaaaaaaaaggaaaaaaaagaaagaaaaaaggagggggggggggcggaaGGGgggacacaagaaaaaaaaaggcacggGCGCCCAGTCAGTCTTCACAACAAGggtagaagagaaaaaagaaaatagtcaCCTGGCATTCTCTGTTTCTCCAGCTCATGCTGTGAGGGTTTTCTACGTGGGGACTCATTGGTGGTGGTAAGAGAGTTGCCTGTGACAATGTGCCAATCAGAATCCCCGAATGAGGCTGGCAATACATGATTGGTTGGTTGAATGATATCAACAGGCTGGTATCTAAAGACAAGAAAGAACCAAGAGTCATCCcagcagaaaacacacacactcttgccCTCTATGAGAAAGTCATTTCACAACTGGCATATTTACTGCTTATTTTGGAGACACCCATCATGTCTGgagacattttcttttctgatgAGATCGCCTGTTTCGATAGAATCTTTGAACATATTAAAAATCGTTACAAATCACTCGTGTTTGCATGCTAGGCAACACAATTTTAGCTGTGCCAGTTGCAGACTGGCTGCTTGCGGTGTGCTGTCTCCGACCGTGGTGGCTGTCTGATCGTTAGATGACATTTACTCGTGATGCATCCAAGCCCTCTTACAGTCCTTGTGCCCATTTAATATCTGTGCTACT
This genomic stretch from Astatotilapia calliptera chromosome 12, fAstCal1.2, whole genome shotgun sequence harbors:
- the fbrsl1 gene encoding autism susceptibility gene 2 protein isoform X2, with the translated sequence MDGKLKQGRRCRSKRERVRRLREAGSRDARSPDPNSSCSDREGHSPGRDAASLPGKKAPHPAAAARVSRPPRRKRRESSSQEEDIIDGFAIASFISLDRLEKKSGVVKTQEKKERWKEKKAAKRQKKEDEEVEEEEENVQPVVDPLENGFLHHAQREQERMNERLLKKTYSKKNKMIKPLALHPVKVGEDETELSRPHRSNSKEQLSESSTHSLSGRGYSVQHAAVALLKCDSESDIDDKVSDVGSEKLFSPTTPKGVPTNESPESKTCSSAKVSGLQRSQEQSNSEVPFAPPVSSPTPASAPTGSPAPAAAAAPSEPPRLRLPTPPPLSVKKELQLPPPVPTPPLLRAPPHPHPHPPHPHSHQEPRVLPRQHHARPVHHPLPYSSLHEISHSSSPVGLPKQHLPPSPHHHLSGLPSSAPALPLSIANLSTSHYSSLRSPAHRHSAMFATPATLPPPPTLPTNSLVVPGHPAGTPYPEHDLLRQELNNRFLVQSSERGRGPSASPLAPVSLLRAEFHQHQHMHQHQHTHQHTFTPFPASLPPAAILTPPTAPPMVRTQARNFDKYGPKLDNPFIRHSNFFPSYPPTMPGMPPLLPHSGPFSSLQGAFQPKASNPIDVAARPGAVPHTLLQKDPRITDPFRTSVRKPGKWCAVHVQIAWQIYHHQQKMKQMQLDPHKLDMNGKLDLFSRPPAPGVFPGFPYPHDLARPLFPSTGSGHPPPSPYGPPSHPSGFLPPSHLADPFSRSSSFGGLGNLSSSAFGGLGNPSLGSNSMFGTKEGPGGLPTFGSPHHDTWNRLRRTPPSFPTPPQWPKTADAERSSSANSHEREREREREREREREKRDSSIGKEEKDKDRDSVDRNRHSNRSSPASAPVSYQISSLIRSSSQNSSDSGRHHSGSVDRVREAEKELLERHRESSALADVKVKESRSPGKEMLERRPSEDSIKPTQRSPSPYSKTMINEQGIKMAGGPLSTLKDSERKEPPPAELLHKVKNDMKIKEERKEEQEVMVVSSEPAPQPPAQALPPPVSQPGNPHHHHPPLSQQPPLPSPRGSDISAPGLHGVPMAHSLPLSMSAMPQMGSLNVLDRARMAPFMGALAGRERLPHTAFPWDPLREAYRSLDLQRRMDFQLRPEPGHRFPSMYEQERAYREREAHDYSHHEHLLEVRREHERMRQQAEERERLHLREELDRARLHQLHQSPMEGHLPHMPPFMPHLGGMPYPRLSPSTGHNGPLNRTPPTAALSAPPPLVPAGSARPASPRRTTPLTTTQDPRDYSPSRNPKEVEAR
- the fbrsl1 gene encoding autism susceptibility gene 2 protein isoform X6, whose protein sequence is MDGKLKQGRRCRSKRERVRRLREAGSRDARSPDPNSSCSDREGHSPGRDAASLPGKKAPHPAAAARVSRPPRRKRRESSSQEEDIIDGFAIASFISLDRLEKKSGVVKTQEKKERWKEKKAAKRQKKEDEEVEEEEENVQPVVDPLENGFLHHAQREQERMNERLLKKTYSKKNKMIKPLALHPVKVGEDETELSRPHRSNSKEQLSESSTHSLSGRGYSVQHAAVALLKCDSESDIDDKVSDVGSEKLFSPTTPKGVPTNESPESKTCSSAKVSGLQRSQEQSNSEVPFAPPVSSPTPASAPTGSPAPAAAAAPSEPPRLRLPTPPPLSVKKELQLPPPVPTPPLLRAPPHPHPHPPHPHSHQEPRVLPRQHHARPVHHPLPYSSLHEISHSSSPVGLPKQHLPPSPHHHLSGLPSSAPALPLSIANLSTSHYSSLRSPAHRHSAMFATPATLPPPPTLPTNSLVVPGHPAGTPYPEHDLLRQELNNRFLVQSSERGRGPSASPLAPVSLLRAEFHQHQHMHQHQHTHQHTFTPFPASLPPAAILTPPTAPPMVRTQARNFDKYGPKLDNPFIRHSNFFPSYPPTMPGMPPLLPHSGPFSSLQGAFQPKASNPIDVAARPGAVPHTLLQKDPRITDPFRTSVRKPGKWCAVHVQIAWQIYHHQQKMKQMQLDPHKLDMNGKLDLFSRPPAPGVFPGFPYPHDLARPLFPSTGSGHPPPSPYGPPSHPSGFLPPSHLAGKWSNSMFGTKEGPGGLPTFGSPHHDTWNRLRRTPPSFPTPPQWPKTADAERSSSANSHEREREREREREREREKRDSSIGKEEKDKDRDSVDRNRHSNRSSPASAPVSYQISSLIRSSSQNSSDSGRHHSGSVDRVREAEKELLERHRESSALADVKVKESRSPGKEMLERRPSEDSIKPTQRSPSPYSKTMINEQGIKMAGGPLSTLKDSERKEPPPAELLHKVKNDMKIKEERKEEQEVMVVSSEPAPQPPAQALPPPVSQPGNPHHHHPPLSQQPPLPSPRGSDISAPGLHGVPMAHSLPLSMSAMPQMGSLNVLDRARMAPFMGALAGRERLPHTAFPWDPLREAYRSLDLQRRMDFQLRPEPGHRFPSMYEQERAYREREAHDYSHHEHLLEVRREHERMRQQAEERERLHLREELDRARLHQLHQSPMEGHLPHMPPFMPHLGGMPYPRLSPSTGHNGPLNRTPPTAALSAPPPLVPAGSARPASPRRTTPLTTTQDPRDYSPSRNPKEVEAR